Genomic DNA from Solanum pennellii chromosome 3, SPENNV200:
tgagtgttttaaaaaatttgagacgaaaaaatctatagaaataaatcatcatacattcaagtgtctaaataaaaattaccgataaacttaaaagtctgactatgttcatcttaattattcttacgtctcaattatgtgatgttacttcataggtaactttttaaaaaaaataatatattaaaagttttaaaacaaatcataaatatttataaaattatattttaaaaatgtgcatgaattaatttggGATGTattcttctttacctttaattataaatttctaattcaatcttgaaagaaaatcaaattgaaagtgtactcctaaataagcggctcaacataaatttaattggggcttcgattcggactcgaataattttggatgtcattttcattaatctataatttcatcgtgttttagtaatgtttatgacgattttgatattatagttgGATTTTTAATTGGGTGGATTtagttagtaatgggtgggtagtgggttggtttataaataatacaaataaattaaattataaacaatagttaaacatcaagtattttaaaaatatttaaatagtttagatttaaaatcattaaataagtggtcaattttgaactcaaaggtaGATGACAacggtattttggagccaataggtggatgaaaagggcattttggagccaataggtggatgaaaagggcattttggagccaataggtggatgaagggtaattttgtaccaattTCAATACTTCAGGGATATTTTAGACTCTTTTCCgtttatatatgtaataaaataatttatatttcatcgAAGGCGGTCCGGATGAACCCCTTCAACCATCTTGGATCCACCTGCTTATGGGTGGATGTAGTATCAGGGTAGTGGATGGGCATCCATTACCTTGACTTAATCACATAGAGGCACCCACATGTTGTCACACTATAGACGTCTGTGCAGCAGTGATCAAATTCTTACCTTTGTTGAGTCCTTACATGGTATATGGTCTTGGGTAATAATCATGTGTCATGGCACCCTAAGGTCTAGTCTAGTGATCAATGAAGTGGATTGAGAACTATGAGGCCTCAGCTTCTAATTCAAGCAGAGACAAAAAATACTAGGTGGTTTCTCTCCATTTGTCCAACATTTGGTGGACAAAGTTACTAGGTATCGATGTTGGTAGGAGGTAGCATGCACCTCGAGAAAACTATTATccataaaaaaggaaaaactcaCACTTCCTGACCAATTAAGTCTCATGGAGGATTTGATCTTCCTATATGATTTTGAGCAATCCTCACCTCATGAGGTCGCTTTTGAGGTTGGGTTAGTCCCAATGTTCATTTTCTTAACATTGACATCCTTGTTTTGATTGATGGATTTGCTTAGTGTTTCCCCTATTCTTCATTTTGGGTGAAAAATATTACTCTTtttccgtttcaatttgtttgtttgattttgacttgacacggagtttaagaaagaaaagaggACTTATAAATCTTGTGGCCGTAAACTAGATGTATGTAGAATGTGCCAAAACgctctttaatcttgtggtcttaaacatgtcatgtggaaAGTTAAAACTAGTGAATTGCCAAAAAAAGAGACATTCTTCTTAAAatggactaaaaaggaaagtaagacaaacaaattgaaacagagggagtttttttttttttttgtaatccCCCTCCATTGATTGGTTTTTTCATCTTTTGGCCTGGATAGTAGGAATTTAATGGAATATGGGGAATAATTCTCTCGTCAGAATGAACTGgttgatgttattccttgatgatctCTAATGGCTTGACTTTAATGCAGTCAGAGAGCGGATGATATGGCACATCTTAATGACTTTGAGGTCTGCAATAGATATGATATTGACAACACTGGACTTGTTTGTAAGTACTTTTTGCATTCTTCGATTTGTTTTTTACTTTCGTGGAAAAGGATGTATATCTTTCCTTACCAAGAAAAGTCTGAATTTGTCCTGGTTCTGCTCTATATTGAATTTGATGTCTGTCTATCAGACTCACAGACCAGTTTAGTTTGATGTTGATAATTCAGTTGCATTCAGGGTGTGGCTTAGTGGTCAATTAAGTAGGTGCAAACTTTGGAGGTCTGCCTAAGCCTTTGTGGGCAGTAGTTGGTTGAAATTCCTAACAGGAGAAACAACAGtaggtgatttcttcccatCTGCCTAAGACTTTGTGGGCAGACTTACCCGGTACTTGTGTTGGTGGGAGCTACAAGTACCCgtgaattagtcgaggtgcgtGCAAGATTCCCTGAACACCACCATTatcagaaaaaataatttctaagtTGAATATGGAAATTGTTGCATCTTATTTTCTTAGATAACTACATGAATATACTTGTAGTCAGTGTTGGACGGTAATTATTGCCTGCGTCAATTGTAGCGATGTCAACTCACTGCTTAGCTAAAGTAAACCACATCCAAATGCTGACTGGTATTTTAGATGTTGAGAATCAAAAAGGCATTTAGTGAGGGATTACACGGTAAGCGAGGACCTTTTTTGTAGGAGAACATGCTTTTATCAATGTAGATATACCTTTTCTCCACTAACAGAAGAAATCTGAAGATAAATGTGAAATGAAGAAACAATAAATACTAAAATTGTTATTGTAGTTTGTTGTTTGAGTTCATTAAGTGTAGAGTTAACTTATCTAATATAGCCCACACTGTTGGCTTCTGTTTTAGGTGCTTTTCTGAACATAACATTCTTTCCAGAGGTTTGGACAGAAAGATCTTATATATCGTAGGAAATGCTATTTCTCATTGATTACCCCTTTGAATCCCCCAGTGAATTCAAGAAGAGGAAATTGGAGTTGGCtagtttttgaataataatataccTTTCGTCAAAATATAGATGTTATTTGCAACTATAGAAGATAAAAGACAAAAGACAAAAGACAAAAGCAAACATTGTGATAATAAGCAATCTTCTGGATGTACTGCATGAATCAAACTTCTGAAAACTAAGAACCTCATCACTTTACATACTTATACATGGCGATGAAGTATTTCATCGACTGCAATGTGATGCTGTGAGCTACTTAGTCATGGCTATAAATTGTCTCTTTTGATGATTGGAATTGTCCTCTAGTTAATAGCATTTACAGATTAAGATTCTTTAACTCCGGTCTAAAAGACTAATTTCTTCTGCTCTGGAATAAAGTTTTTTCGTAAACAACTGGAACTTCACGGAATATTTATACACTAGAATGTGCATATCGTTTAGTAAGCCTTAATGGTCCATGTCATGTTTGCTATCATTGCCTTCTAATTTATAGACTTTCTTGTTGAGCAGGTCAATGGCCGTCAGAGGATGTCCTTGCCCACTACTGCTTGTCACGTGCAAGCATTTTCAGGTATTAACAAATGTTATATTTCATAttggattataatatttttggttgTACCTTCAACTGATTTCAGTTGATTTTCTACTCTTCCAGGGGAAAAAGAGTCATTGAGCTTGGATCTGGCTATGGCTTAGCTGGATTGATCGTTGCAATGACCACAGAAGCACGAGAAGTTTTCATATCTGATGGAAATCCCCAAGTTGTTGATTGTATCCTTTTGATTTAGTGGGGAGATGAGCACTGTAATTTGTTCCACTGATTTTGGCCAATTTCTGGTACATAAAGGTAAAAGGACAAAAGCACTCTGCTTCTGCACTTCCTTCTTTAATTACTTTGTGGATTCACTAGTATCCATTGTGTTGAGGCCTTGCTTTTTTATGTCCCGGGGACCAACCTGTATCAGTTAGGAAAAATAAGCACAAAGGTTGGTGATTGCTGAACCATGCCACCTAATCATCTTTGTGCTGGAGCCTGGAGGGATCCTTTCGCAATTATACTGTGTGCTTGTTCAAGGATTTCAGGCAATAAACTAGTGTTTGATCTAAGAGGAAAAATTGTATTTGTTCATTTTCCACTTACGGGTCATGCCACTTGTTTTTGTTTGTCAACTCCAATAATAACCTAGTAATTAAGCTGTTTGTCATTCATCAGTAGTATGTTGAAGAATGTAGTATTTGCTAAGACCTCGTCTTTTTCACCTGTCCATTAGTTGTGCAGTATCCTGAATCCTTATTTCGTACTTTCTGTAGTCTAAGATATAAATTGGTAATCATGCAGTGAATCAAATTTACCGGTAATCTTTAAAGGAGTTGTCAGTCTTCTATTTGCTTCCAGTTACACAAACAGTGATTGatctccaagctttattgttgcCCCTATCAGCTTAAACTATGACCTGTGCCTATCAAACATTGCATAAGGTGTCTAAACTTTAATTAGTGGTTCAGTAACTCGATTGGTTCACATATCTCTTTACTTCAGATGTACTTAACATTCAGATATACAGCGTAATGTGAATGCCAACTCTGGTTCGTTTGGTGGTACGGAGGTGAAGCCATTGATGCTGCACTGGGGTCAGGAAAAAGACTCTGATATCTCCAACACATTTGATGTCATCATTGCAAGTGACTGGTAGTTGTCTCTTTTCTTACTAAACTGTTCTTTTCCTCGTTGAGAATTCTGCTGTAAGTTGTGAACTGAATGCATCATATCTCTGAATCACTGTTTTCACATCAATGGCTAATGAATGCTAACTTGGAGAACAGAAAGCTCTATGATTTATACAAAATTGTATAACGACCATGCTagcaacccccccccccctctgtTGAGATCTACCTATAATGTGTGGGAGTTCAATTCTTATCTTTGTCACCTAAGCCTTTCATGTACACGTGCAAGAACAGAAGACGGATCTTCTCCTTTTCGTCTGCTAAAGTTACTCTGTAGTTTTACTTCATTTGTCATTTTGCAGCACTTTCTTCAAAGAATTCCATGGAGCACTCGTCCGAACTATCAAATCATTGTTAAAAAAGGAAGGTCCTTCTGAAGCCATACTTTTCAGCCCCAGAAGAGGCAACTCATTGGACAAGTTTCTCGGAGAAGTTAAAGATAGCGGATTGCATTTCAGCACAGACGAAATGTATGACACAGAAGTTTGGAGGCGTCATCAGGGATTTGTCGAAGGTGATGATTCCTGGCCAAATTATGAGATGGATCATTGCTATCCTTTACTGGTCAGAATTACGCGATGAAGATTTGAAAATGCAGGTTATACTGTGTCTAGTATGCTTATTTTGTACATACAAAACCATCAAAAGCTAGCTCAGATCTTATATACTATGATATATGAACTGATTCCACTATGGACAAGTCACTGATTATTACAgtttatcaaaattttgatattcaGAACCCATAAACTTTAGTTCTTTCACTTTCTTGAGAAGAAATGATTTGGTTGTGTATTGAATATAAACTCCAAAGCACCAACTGATGATGCTAACTATTTCTCTATCGGAAATGAAACATTCAGTGGAATTACCTTGCGATAACGCTCAACTATGTGCTCATCATGATATTGTCATGTCTTATATCTTCCCTTGTTCTATTGGCTATCACACGTCACGTTTTAAGTTTAAATGTATAtctatgtattatgccttaaatatttcaaatactaAGCTATTAAATTTCTACCTTTtccttgaaatttttgttacatcaatttattttttattaataatttgttGTCTCTATATTTAAGCCAAAATTTTGGTTCTTTATTTAAAGGGACTATTAAAGTTGAAGATAAATTGATAATGGAagtgttttaacttttaatgaactatttccttcgttttaatttgtttatcttGTTTTACTTTGAAtggagtttaaaaaataaagaagcttTTAAATCTTGTAGTTTTACACTGAAATATGTTGGATGTATAAACATGTTATTTAATCTGGTGATTGTTAACATCTTCGATACAAATTCGAAATTAAAGAGCGGTTCGAAATTAAAGAGCGGTTCAAAAGTAAAgagacctttttttttttgttttaaacaaactaaaaagataaataaaacaaaCCGAAAGGGAATATAAAGCTAAGTtcggaaaaaataattaaaaagttagGGGGATAACAATACAATTTGGTATAGTTTGGGGTCTAAATTgagttttttgaaaatacaGGGATTCAACAAAACTCAAAGTCGGATAGtttgttgtttctctctgtTCGGAGCTCGAAACATTTTTAACCCCTAATTCTCCCGCCGGCCGGTGATCGGCTGTTGTTCTGATCTTCGTCGACGG
This window encodes:
- the LOC107014586 gene encoding calmodulin-lysine N-methyltransferase, giving the protein MEANSGKSTTNASSLRWKILRRNLIRRSSSNSEDKSEMGIQRISRKATHGFNLIPFHLMKDRVEENVNSMDSSRNATLCYTLPVTNASPLILHQRADDMAHLNDFEVCNRYDIDNTGLVCQWPSEDVLAHYCLSRASIFRGKRVIELGSGYGLAGLIVAMTTEAREVFISDGNPQVVDYIQRNVNANSGSFGGTEVKPLMLHWGQEKDSDISNTFDVIIASDCTFFKEFHGALVRTIKSLLKKEGPSEAILFSPRRGNSLDKFLGEVKDSGLHFSTDEMYDTEVWRRHQGFVEGDDSWPNYEMDHCYPLLVRITR